A window of the Cuculus canorus isolate bCucCan1 chromosome 3, bCucCan1.pri, whole genome shotgun sequence genome harbors these coding sequences:
- the CENPF gene encoding LOW QUALITY PROTEIN: centromere protein F (The sequence of the model RefSeq protein was modified relative to this genomic sequence to represent the inferred CDS: inserted 6 bases in 6 codons; deleted 8 bases in 7 codons; substituted 8 bases at 8 genomic stop codons) codes for MRCGQSISAQVERENQSSMDLCDSLEKAKQKTSHDLHIKESPVSIQSGQLDFNQQELKRYKCELVRNQQISAAGDFSFRGTPQESFTASLTPVHHGAKFEELEEKYKKXKKLEVELRALQAKKINEPHHQSNLSPREIAWHPASSAMFSWQQEKALSRNQERPARSSTTSSFPWEKEENSSIAXENKFTDGFAENYNSSFIIHLRAQNQELQSTIKDLKHQLQAQEKMKKSYMNKQQETELQMDRMNLELTEKDKDLKKTKDEPTQMRTQLDQATTQVQMMEQXMKRLSEELNCQRRNAKSVCQTLEXKIKEKEYQKELSCQQRFLQTLDQQCHWIRNQLNQELQQDNSNFSALKAEFYKVMAVKQCLEXDTSDLTQKLHRAELALLAAQAKETDLTRSFEKVKXKECLLYCQLEKKLQEIHRLEEELNKIKQSLKQSQNFAEEMKNKNTFQEAELKFLEEKYKSQKRSLSLEKLKIALAGMEKQQDSIKDLFKEKENSIKEPNCRVSKMKEELEALQSILGFKQNEYEEWQKEFTAFSQWKNEKDHLIHKLKSEKGGMLIHISDLXNSLQSQQIKNXSEKLRMMGIESDKKRTEIRELKNKLEQKSAELEETKKAFSELQQKAECSDKKYCEEIDNMSCKIYQFTNQLXENLQLAANKELQWEQCCHDLLGEYEKICCLVKAKDASEMTEDGEVNSRNGEDKTVLDNTQLSANNSIGRDHGCARPLLEVRKTKDLAILQDQVFSLEVFLVAQNQLNSHQQQQIEELLQIKSETEQLFNIEQIHGSFVTETKQCISNLQVSISAHQNFIKKTLAVLEEKDVQLQTLNRRSVNQQAELQDLRINNKLLEDVEVTQLKLMSGTRDSEXKDMSSIICXYTKKKNQVFTKENAALKDLSRDLEQEQTTLLEANRSISISLKEKEESISEMSRKHKEEXQCIELRTEEIKIELKVLQAKNTLVEEENANVMSILREQTIESEEKDAKLEQGKQILSENRGILSKLIASEEIKFQQLQLEFSSIQHVPSTGIDCLRQDMLNIKVTQNTMKEKCSTVFMIQLHLTMPEKNEPTKRLEIVQKELQEKESEIKREISEYKDRLVQAEKHHQDALTEMEQEKEMLQKQLAERDELLKKDHKKEGPDEKAITEEMKLKLKEPQECAELKTREADEHLEKYRPLLIKYYKLEEENEMLKTQVNWLSAELKQSTSDSVSASLQNSPKPLTMSNESVKEIWSDEGTTRPSTERQRYEDNRKDNGELRSPVPETXTKRKKDDICQNQLGQEDTYYDLDGLPEVVKKGFADIPPGKGSPCILPRISLNLRTSPHPASSSEKLPLPTQAVQKCRPDNLVKHSRXTPGGSKPQKVDDEQSQAVTAFPLEKSSSRSLLCLHKQSTKNLSHNNRKHLMMHNPKNSLTEQGLPEQDEQKENCKVQ; via the exons ATGCGCTGTGGCCAATCAATCAGCGCGCAG GTTGAAAGAGAGAACCAGAGCTCGATGGACTTGTGTGATAGTcttgagaaagcaaagcagaaaacttcACATGATCTTCACATAAAAGAATCTCCCGTTAGCATTCAATCAGGGCAGCTGGATTTCAACCAGCAAGAACTGAAAAG ATACAAATGTGAGCTTGTGAGAAACCAGCAAATATCGGCTGCAGGAGACTTTTCATTCCGTGGTACTCCACAGGAAAGTTTTACTGCTTCTTTAACACCAGTTCATCATG GTGCTAAGTTTGaagaattagaagaaaaatacaaga gtaAAAAGCTAGAAGTAGAACTGAGAGCTCTCCAGGCTAAG aaaataaatgagccTCATCATCAAAGCAATTTGAGTCCCAGGGAGATTGCTTGGCACCCGGCTTCATCAGCTATGTTTTCATGGCAACAAGAAAAGGCACTATCGAGAAATCAAGAAAGACCTGCAAGGAGTTCTACAACATCCTCTTTTCcatgggagaaagaagaaaattctagTATAGCATAAGAGAACAAGTTCACCGACGGCTTTGCTGAGAATTATAATTCTTCATTCATAATCCATCTAAGAGCACAGAACCAGG agttACAGTCCACTATTAAAGACCTAAAACATCAACTGcaagctcaggaa aaaatgaagaaatcctATATGAATAAACAGCAAGAGACTGAACTGCAGATGGACAGGATGAACTTGGAATTAACAGAGAAGGataaagatctgaaaaaaaccaaagatgaACCAACCCAAATGAGAACACAACTTGATCAAGCTACCACACAG GTCCAAATGATGGAGC GCATGAAAAGATTGTCAGAAGAACTGAATTGCCAAAGACGAAATGCTAAGAGTGTTTGTCAGACTttagaatagaaaataaaggaaaaggaatacCAAAAG GAACTCTCTTGTCAGCAACGTTTCTTACAAACATTGGATCAGCAGTGCCACTGGATAAGAAACCAACTGAATCAGGAACTACAGCAAGACAACAGTAATTTCAGCGCTCTGAAGGCAGAATTTTACAAA GTAATGGCAGTGAAACAATGCTTGGAATAGGATACCAGTGATCTCACGCAGAAGCTGCACAGAGCTGAGCTGGCTTTGTTAGCAGCCCAGGCTAAGGAAACTGATTTGACAAGAAGCTTTGAG aagGTGAAGTGAAAGGAATGCCTTCTTTACTgccaactggaaaaaaaattgcaagagATTCACAGACTTGAAGAAGAACTTAATAAGATCAAGCAGTCTCTAAAGCAGAGCCAGAATTTtgcagaagagatgaaaa ATAAGAATACTTTTcaggaagcagagctgaagtTCCTAGAAGAGAAATATAAAAGCCAAAAGAGATCCCTTTCACTGGAGAAGCTGAAAATAGCTTTAGCTGGCATGGAAAAGCAACAAGATTCTATCAAAGAccttttt aaggaaaaagaaaatagtattaAAGAACCAAACTGTAGAGTAAGTAAGATGAAGGAAGAATTGGAAGCTTTACAGAGCATCCTTGGATTCAAGCAGAATGAATATGAAGAATGGCAAAAAGAGTTTACTGCTTTTTCtcaatggaaaaatgaaaaagatcaTCTTATACATAAACTTAAGTCTGAAAAGGGAGGTATGCTGATTCATATTAGTGACTTGTAGAATTCCCTTCAAAGTCAGCAAATCAAAA ATAGTGAGAAACTCAGAATGATGGGAATAGAAAGTGACAAGAAAAGGACAGAGATCAGAGAACTTAAAAACAAGCTGGAACAGAAAAGCGCAGaattagaagaaacaaaaaaagctttcagtgaacttcagcagaaagcagaatgtTCTGATAAAAAGTACTGTGAGGAGATAGATAATATGTCCTGTAAAATATACCAGTTTACCAACCAACTATAAGAAAATTTACAATTAGCAGCAAATAAAGAACTGCAATGGGAACAGTGTTGTCATGACCTTCTTggtgaatatgaa aaaatctgttgtcttgtaaaagcaaaagatgCTTCAGAAATGACAGAAGATGGAGAAGTTAATTCACGGAATGGTGAGGATAAAACTGTTCTAGATAATACGCAACTTTCAGCAAATAACTCCATTGGCAGGGATCATGGATGTGCAAGACCTCTTCTGGAAGTCAGAAAAACTAAGGATCTGGCCATTTTACAAGATCAAGTATTTTCTCTTGAGGTTTTCTTAGTGGCTCAAAACCAGCTGAATTcacatcagcagcagcagattgaAGAGTTACTGCAAATAAAGAGTGAAACAGAACAGTTATTTAATATAGAGCAGATCCATGGAAGCTTTGTGACAGAAACTAAACAGTGCATTAGTAACTTGCAAGTAAGTATTTCAGCACATcagaatttcattaaaaagactTTAGCTGTTCTTGAGGAAAAGGATGTGCAACTGCAAACACTGAATAGAAGATCAGTAAACCAACAAGCTGAGCTTCAGGATTTAAGGATCAATAATAAATTGCTGGAAGATGTT GAAGTAACACAGCTGAAGCTCATGTCTGGAACACGGGATTCAG ATAAAGACATGTCTTCAATAATTTGTTgatataccaaaaaaaaaaatcaggtttttactaaagaaaatgcagctctTAAGGATTTAAGCAGAGATTTAGAGCAAGAACAAACAACTTTACTGGAAGCAAATAGAAGTATTTCTATTagtttgaaggaaaaagaagaatcaatTTCTGAAATGTCCAgaaaacacaaggaag aacaatgtattgaattaagaactgaagaaattaaaatagagcTTAAAGTTTTGCAAGCAAAGAATACATtggtggaagaagaaaatgcaaatgtgatGAGCATTCTGAGAGAGCAAACAATTGAATCTGAGGAAAAGGATGCAAAATTAGAACAAGGAAAACAGATACTTAGTGAGAATAGGGGTATCTTGAGCAAACTAATAGCTTCAGAAGAAATA AAATTTCAGCAGCTACAGTTGGAATTTTCCAGTATCCAACATGTGCCTTCTACAGGGATTGACTGT TTAAGACAGGACATGTTAAATATCAAGGTAACACAAAATacaatgaaagagaaatgtagTACCGTATTTATG ATTCAGCTGCATCTCActatgccagaa aaaaatgaaccgACTAAGAGGCTGGAGATAGTCCAGAAAGaactacaagaaaaagaaagtgaaattaaGAGAGAAATATCAGAATATAAAGACAGGCTAGTTCAAGCAGAGAAACATCATCAGGATGCTCTGACAGAA AtggaacaggaaaaggaaatgttgcAGAAACAACTAGCTGAACGTGATGAACTATTAAAGAAGGACCATAAGAAAGAAG GTCCTGATGAGAAGGCcattacagaagaaatgaaattaaaactgaaagaaccACAGGAATGTGCAGAATTGAAAACCAGAGAAGCAGATGAGCACTTGGAGAAATACCGCCCTCTACTTATTAAGTATTATAAactagaggaagaaaatgagatgctAAAAACACAAGTCAATTGGTTGAGTGCTGAGCTGAAACAGTCAACAAGTGATTCTGTCAGTGCTTCTTTGCAGAATTCACCTAAGCCATTAACAATGAGTAATGAATCTGTCAAAGAGATATGGTCAGATGAAGGTACTACTAGGCCTTCAACTGAAAGGCAGAGATACGAGGACAACAGGAAAGATAATGGAGAACTAAGATCCCCTGTGCCAGAGA tcaccaaaagaaaaaaggatgatATCTGTCAAAATCAGCTGGGTCAGGAGGACACATACTATGACCTAGATGGGCTTCCAGAAGTAGTGAAAAAAG GGTTTGCTGATATCCCCCCTGGAAAGGGTAGCCCTT